In the genome of candidate division WOR-3 bacterium, the window ACTAACATCTCTTTTTTGAAAAAAGGGATAGAGAAAGGAGTTGCTAATGCGGTCTTGATTAAACCGAATCAGGTCGGCACCTTAACCGAAACCTTAGAATGTATCGGACTTGCCCAACGCTCTCATTATCAAACCGTAATCTCTCATCGCTCCGGGGAGACCGAGGATACCTTTATTAGCCACCTTGCCTTTGCCACCAACTCTTTTCAGATAAAAGCCGGTGCTCCTTCTCGGGGGGAGAGGATTTGTAAATATAACGAACTATTAAGGATTGAAGAACAAACAAAAGCCGATTATGCGGGAAATTTCCTCTGGAAAAGGAAAGTAAGTTGAAAAAAATTATTCCTTTCCTATTGCTTCTTTTCCTTTTGGGCATCATCTACCTCCCGGGTCCGAATGGTCTTTTTGCCTTAATCCGGAAGAAGATAGAAAATCGGAAATTAAAAGAAGAGATCTCCGACCTGCGAATTAAGAATATCCTCCTGAGGGCGGAGAGGCAAAAGCTCTCCTCTCCCCAATATTGGGAAGAACTGATAAAAAGGAGGGAAGCGAAGAGGGAGAGATGAAAAGGGTTCTTTTCTTATCTTTTTTAATTCTCGCTTATGGTGATAAAGGGCTGCTCCCTTTAACCCGACCGGATATCTCCCTCTATACCCCAGCCCAGCGGGCAATTATCCTCTGGAACGGGAAAAAAGAAGTCCTAATCCTTTCCACCAATGTCTCCGCCCAAGAAAAGACGAAAGCCTTAGAAATCCTTCCTTTGCCTTCGGTGCCTGAGATAAAAGAAGGAGACTTTTCTTACTTTGAAAAGGTATTTAAGTTAATCCGAAAGAATTCACCTCTGCCCAAAGATCTTCCCACCTTTAAGGGTAAAGAGAGGCCCGGAATTGAGATCATTTTTAAGAAAGAGATTGGTCCCCATAACATCACCACCGTTAGGGCTAATGACTATAAAGAGTTTAAGGACTGGACGGAGAAATTCTTAAAGACCTACTCCTTGGGGGGAACTATCCCGGAGCGATTGGCAGATTTGATCGGCGATTATCTAAGAAGAGGAATTAAAATTTTTGCCTTTGACTTGATTG includes:
- a CDS encoding DUF2330 domain-containing protein, with protein sequence MKRVLFLSFLILAYGDKGLLPLTRPDISLYTPAQRAIILWNGKKEVLILSTNVSAQEKTKALEILPLPSVPEIKEGDFSYFEKVFKLIRKNSPLPKDLPTFKGKERPGIEIIFKKEIGPHNITTVRANDYKEFKDWTEKFLKTYSLGGTIPERLADLIGDYLRRGIKIFAFDLIDLTEEESSLKPLIYEFSSPKLYFPLLISNLSSGKTEIQLFVFAKGIPAIWFSDAPLDFAYYERLGKKVKPIIFKVAQKDFGEIFPQYRNFFSSPPYFTSLHYSGDLTELKSDLNFSQLLYLKE